In Pseudocalidococcus azoricus BACA0444, a single genomic region encodes these proteins:
- a CDS encoding polyribonucleotide nucleotidyltransferase has protein sequence MTKLEKVIPLDGRDLHLTIGCFAPQADGAVLVRSGNTAVLVTATQAGTRDGIDFLPLTVDYEERLYAAGRIPGGFLRREGRPPEKAILTGRLIDRPLRPLFPSWLRTDLQVVATTVSMDEQVPPDVLAVTGASIAVLLGQIPFNGPMAAVRVGLVGDDFIINPTYAEIEAGDLDLVVAGTDAGVVMVEAGANQLPEQDVIEAIDFGYEVVRDLIQAQRDLLAELGIPLIEVATPTLDPTLQDFIYQKAAGPIQAVLQRFEPKTIRDAALDEVQAAIGQDINSLDETDPVYLAATASPKALPTLFKSVTKKLMRQQIIEKGVRVDGRQLDEVRPISCDVGVLPTRVHGTGLFNRGLTQVMSVVTLGTPGDAQEMDDLHPDEEKRYLHHYNFPPYSVGEARPMRSPGRREIGHGALAERALIPVLPPQQEFPYVIRVVSEVLSSDGSTSMGSVCGSTLALMDAGIPILKPVSGAAMGLIKEGEEVRILTDIQGIEDFLGDMDFKVAGTETGITALQMDMKITGLPLDVITQAIQQARPARLHILEKMLACLPTSRSHLSPFAPRLISFKIEPELIGLVIGPGGKMIKSITEETGAKVDIQDDGTVTVSAIDEDKAKRARSIIQGLTRKINTGDVFLGKVTRVIPIGAFVEFLPNKEGMIHISQLAEYRVGKVEDEVNVGDEVIVKIREIDPRGRVNLTRLGIHPDEAVAARTVVAE, from the coding sequence ATGACAAAACTGGAAAAAGTGATCCCCCTAGATGGGCGGGATCTCCATTTGACAATTGGATGTTTTGCACCCCAGGCCGATGGTGCTGTCTTAGTTCGCTCCGGGAATACCGCTGTTTTAGTCACTGCAACCCAGGCCGGGACTCGGGATGGAATTGATTTTCTCCCCTTAACCGTTGACTACGAAGAACGCTTATATGCAGCCGGTCGGATTCCAGGGGGATTTTTACGCCGGGAAGGCCGCCCCCCAGAAAAAGCCATTCTCACCGGCCGGTTGATTGATCGCCCTTTACGCCCCCTCTTTCCCAGTTGGTTACGAACCGATTTACAAGTGGTAGCCACAACGGTCTCCATGGATGAGCAGGTTCCCCCCGATGTTTTGGCTGTAACGGGAGCTTCCATTGCGGTTCTTTTAGGGCAAATTCCCTTTAATGGGCCGATGGCGGCGGTGCGGGTTGGCCTGGTCGGCGATGACTTTATCATTAATCCGACCTACGCCGAAATTGAAGCGGGTGATCTGGATCTAGTTGTGGCCGGCACCGACGCGGGTGTGGTCATGGTTGAAGCCGGAGCGAATCAACTGCCGGAACAAGATGTCATCGAAGCGATTGACTTTGGCTATGAAGTGGTTCGCGACCTCATCCAGGCCCAGCGGGATTTATTGGCCGAGCTAGGAATTCCTCTGATTGAAGTGGCAACCCCAACCCTCGACCCCACTCTGCAAGATTTCATCTACCAAAAAGCCGCCGGCCCGATTCAAGCAGTTCTCCAACGCTTTGAACCCAAAACCATCCGAGATGCTGCCCTCGATGAAGTCCAGGCCGCGATTGGGCAAGATATTAACAGCCTCGATGAAACGGATCCAGTCTATTTGGCTGCTACGGCCTCACCCAAAGCCCTGCCCACCCTGTTTAAGAGCGTCACCAAAAAACTGATGCGTCAACAGATTATCGAAAAAGGCGTGCGGGTTGATGGTCGCCAACTGGATGAAGTTCGCCCGATTAGCTGTGATGTTGGGGTTTTGCCGACTCGGGTTCATGGCACTGGCCTGTTTAACCGGGGCCTAACTCAAGTCATGTCGGTGGTGACCTTGGGGACTCCCGGTGATGCCCAGGAAATGGACGATCTCCACCCTGATGAAGAAAAACGGTATCTCCACCACTACAATTTTCCGCCCTACTCAGTCGGTGAAGCTCGCCCAATGCGCTCTCCAGGCCGGCGGGAGATTGGGCACGGAGCCTTGGCCGAGCGGGCCTTAATCCCTGTCTTACCCCCCCAACAGGAGTTTCCCTATGTAATCCGGGTGGTCTCAGAAGTTCTTTCGTCCGATGGTTCGACTTCAATGGGGTCTGTCTGTGGTTCAACCTTAGCCTTGATGGATGCGGGCATTCCGATTCTTAAACCCGTCAGCGGTGCGGCGATGGGACTCATTAAAGAAGGGGAAGAAGTCCGCATTCTCACGGATATTCAGGGAATTGAAGATTTTCTGGGGGATATGGACTTCAAAGTGGCTGGAACGGAAACCGGGATTACGGCCCTGCAGATGGATATGAAAATTACGGGTTTACCCCTCGATGTGATTACCCAGGCCATCCAACAAGCCCGTCCAGCCCGTCTCCACATCTTGGAAAAAATGCTCGCCTGTTTGCCTACTAGCCGCAGTCACCTCTCTCCCTTTGCCCCGCGCCTAATCTCCTTCAAAATTGAACCGGAGTTGATTGGTCTAGTTATCGGGCCGGGCGGAAAGATGATCAAAAGCATTACCGAGGAAACCGGAGCCAAGGTGGATATTCAGGATGATGGGACAGTCACGGTTTCCGCCATTGATGAAGACAAAGCCAAACGGGCCCGTAGCATCATCCAAGGCCTAACCCGCAAAATCAACACGGGCGATGTCTTCCTCGGCAAAGTCACTCGCGTCATTCCGATTGGGGCCTTTGTTGAATTTCTGCCCAATAAAGAAGGGATGATTCATATTTCCCAGTTGGCTGAATACCGAGTTGGCAAAGTGGAAGATGAAGTGAACGTTGGGGATGAAGTCATCGTCAAAATTCGCGAAATTGATCCCCGCGGCCGGGTCAACCTCACACGCTTAGGCATCCATCCCGATGAAGCGGTAGCGGCCCGGACAGTGGTTGCCGAATAA